The nucleotide sequence ACTCAACCCGATTCCCGTTCCAAGCCGAGAAGAGGCTATACATACATCACCGACATGACGCATCTCCCCGATCCCCTTGATTCGGATCCCCGGATCCCGGAACCCGCCAGGCGGTTAACCGAATACCTGGGATCCATCATCGAGAAAGCCTCCCTTTTCCAGCCGGAACAGTGGGGGGAAACAATCATGCGGTGCCGGCGCCGCCCCGGCCGGCAGCGGTGTCCCGGGCGGATCCACGTCCGGATCGGGAAGGAGGACCCGCCTGAGATCCTTTGGGCCTGCCCCCGATGCGAAGAGAACGGAATCATCCGGAATTGGCAGGGATCGGCCTGGGACCTCTCCGATGTCGGCTGGGATCTCCCTGAGGTGGCGCATGGGCTCGAAGACCTCCCCGCCGCTTCGAGCGGAAGCCCGTCCGTCATCCCCATTTACCAGGTCGACGCTTTCACCGACAGACTCTTCGCGGGGAATCCCGCCGCCGTCTGCCCGCTCAACGGCTGGCTTTCCGACGACCTGCTGCAGAAGATCGCCGCCGAGAACAACCTCTCCGAGACGGCCTTCTTCGTATCCAGGGATGACGAGTTCGAGCTGCGCTGGTTCACGCCCGAGGTCGAAGTGGATCTTTGCGGGCACGCCACGTTGGCCGCCGCCTTTGTCCTGATGGAGCTCCTGGAGCCTGACCGCCGATCCGTCACCTTCCGGTCCCGGAGCGGACCCCTTCCCGTGACTTGCGATGGAGACCTATTCTGTCTGGACTTCCCAAGCCGACCTCCCGCGCCGATCCCGGAGCCGCCCGGTCTATCCGGGGCGCTTGGCGCCCCGCCGGCATCGGTCCTCAAAACCCGGGACATCATAGCCGTCTTCGACGACCCGGAAACGGTGCGCCGCCTCGCCCCGGACATGGAGAAGCTCAGAGCCGTCGAGGGTTTCGCCGTCTGCGCCACGGCACCCGGATCAGGCCGTGACTCCGACGTCGATTATGTACTGAGGTTCTTCGCGCCGGCCCAAGGAGTCGACGAGGATCCGGTAACCGGTTCGGTCCAGTGCTCCCTGGCCCCCTACTGGTCGGCAAGGCTCGGCAAGACGATCCTTCGCGCCCGCCAGGTCAGCCGCCGGGGAGGAGAGCTCCTGTGCGAGGTTGCCGGGGACCGGGTCCGCATCGCGGGGAAGGCAGTTCTGGTGTTCAGCGGGATATTGCGCCTTCCATCCATTTCCCGGCAGGAGTTCCCATGAACTCCTCCAGTGGGATTCCCTGCCCCCCGACAAGAAGGACCCGGTTCGGCTGAAACAACTTGGCGAAGGCATCGAACCCGGGCAGCGCCGCCCTCCTCCTGCCGCTCTTAACCTCGATGGCGACGACGGCCTCGCCGGCACGCAGGACGAAATCCACCTCGCGGTTCGCGTGGCGCCAGTAATACAGCTCCGTGTTCGTCCCCAACGAGGAGTTGTACAGGTGCGCTCCGACGGCTGACTCCACGAGCCTCCCCCAGTATTCCCGATCCTGCCGCGCCCCCTCGAAGGAGAG is from Deltaproteobacteria bacterium and encodes:
- a CDS encoding PhzF family phenazine biosynthesis protein encodes the protein MRCRRRPGRQRCPGRIHVRIGKEDPPEILWACPRCEENGIIRNWQGSAWDLSDVGWDLPEVAHGLEDLPAASSGSPSVIPIYQVDAFTDRLFAGNPAAVCPLNGWLSDDLLQKIAAENNLSETAFFVSRDDEFELRWFTPEVEVDLCGHATLAAAFVLMELLEPDRRSVTFRSRSGPLPVTCDGDLFCLDFPSRPPAPIPEPPGLSGALGAPPASVLKTRDIIAVFDDPETVRRLAPDMEKLRAVEGFAVCATAPGSGRDSDVDYVLRFFAPAQGVDEDPVTGSVQCSLAPYWSARLGKTILRARQVSRRGGELLCEVAGDRVRIAGKAVLVFSGILRLPSISRQEFP
- a CDS encoding DUF4143 domain-containing protein; this encodes YIVDSLIETTLSQDILLMTRVDKPSLLRQLFHLGCAYSGQVLSYQKMVGQLQEAGNTTTLAHYLDLLAGAGLLAGLPKYHGARLRQRGSSPKLQVLNTALLCAQSHLSFEGARQDREYWGRLVESAVGAHLYNSSLGTNTELYYWRHANREVDFVLRAGEAVVAIEVKSGRRRAALPGFDAFAKLFQPNRVLLVGGQGIPLEEFMGTPAGKWMEGAISR